One Nesterenkonia populi DNA window includes the following coding sequences:
- a CDS encoding DNA cytosine methyltransferase, whose translation MYRMGEFFSGPGGMALGARWAAQDLQEMGHDVRIVHEWANDYDEDTADTYEANIRPNQFYRGDVRDEARVPIGELTPIQGFAFGFPCNDFSSAGENKGLEGEFGPLYEKGIEVLDTYNPKWFVAENVTGLLSANSDRALTTIMNAMRNAGKYGYKLVPHVYRFEEYGVPQKRRRIIIVGIRGNLPYEFKVPAPPTQDEPLSVQEAFEKIAPDALHHEMPIHRGAVRERLELIAPGENAFNAERLQDPRNAHLRLKVKGATLSNIYRRLRPDEPSYTVTGSGGGGTHIYHWDAPRALTNRERATLQTFPQNFRFSGGPSSIRKQVGMAVPAEGARAIFRALFLTFEGVKYDHEKASLGRRTDEFSSFSKAKATV comes from the coding sequence GTGTACCGCATGGGCGAGTTCTTTTCCGGGCCGGGCGGCATGGCCCTGGGGGCACGGTGGGCCGCCCAGGATCTTCAAGAGATGGGTCACGACGTCCGTATCGTTCATGAGTGGGCGAATGACTACGACGAAGACACAGCCGACACCTACGAAGCCAACATCCGCCCCAATCAGTTCTACCGCGGGGACGTAAGGGACGAGGCCCGAGTTCCAATTGGGGAGCTGACTCCCATCCAGGGGTTTGCGTTCGGCTTTCCATGCAACGACTTCAGCAGCGCCGGAGAGAACAAAGGGCTCGAAGGCGAATTCGGGCCTCTGTACGAAAAGGGAATCGAGGTCCTTGATACTTATAATCCCAAATGGTTCGTAGCAGAAAACGTCACCGGGCTTCTGAGCGCCAACAGTGACCGAGCTTTGACAACCATCATGAACGCGATGCGAAATGCCGGGAAATATGGCTACAAGCTCGTTCCGCACGTCTACCGCTTCGAAGAGTACGGCGTGCCCCAAAAACGGCGGCGCATCATCATTGTGGGAATAAGAGGAAATCTGCCCTACGAGTTCAAAGTTCCCGCACCTCCTACCCAGGACGAACCGCTTTCGGTCCAGGAAGCCTTCGAAAAGATCGCTCCTGACGCCCTCCACCATGAGATGCCGATTCACCGCGGGGCCGTGCGCGAGCGCCTCGAACTCATCGCGCCAGGCGAGAATGCCTTCAATGCTGAGCGCCTGCAGGATCCCAGGAATGCTCATCTCCGCCTCAAGGTGAAGGGAGCAACCCTAAGCAACATCTACCGCCGCCTCCGCCCGGACGAGCCGAGCTACACCGTGACAGGGTCCGGAGGAGGTGGGACCCACATCTATCACTGGGACGCGCCCCGCGCTCTCACCAACCGTGAACGCGCTACATTGCAGACCTTCCCTCAAAATTTCCGTTTCTCAGGGGGCCCTTCAAGCATCCGAAAACAGGTCGGGATGGCTGTTCCAGCTGAGGGTGCGCGTGCAATCTTCAGGGCCCTTTTCCTCACGTTCGAAGGGGTCAAGTACGACCACGAGAAGGCCAGCCTCGGCCGCCGTACTGACGAATTCTCGAGTTTCAGCAAGGCAAAAGCGACTGTCTGA
- a CDS encoding very short patch repair endonuclease — translation MGDSWASSEHARLTMRANRARDTKPELLVRRELHRRGWRFRVAYRPLPEDRRRTVDIAFTRLKVAVHIDGCYWHGCPEHFIPPKTNPDYWMPKIQRNIERDKDTDQKLRAAGWTILRFWEHEDPAEVIERIETTLREAQNP, via the coding sequence ATGGGCGATTCATGGGCTTCCTCGGAGCATGCGCGTCTAACGATGCGCGCCAACCGCGCACGGGATACGAAGCCTGAGCTGCTGGTCAGGCGGGAGCTTCACCGGCGGGGATGGCGTTTCCGGGTGGCCTACCGGCCCCTCCCCGAGGATCGGCGTCGCACCGTCGACATCGCCTTCACCCGGCTGAAAGTCGCAGTCCACATCGACGGCTGCTACTGGCACGGATGTCCTGAGCACTTCATCCCGCCCAAGACCAACCCTGACTACTGGATGCCCAAAATCCAGCGGAACATCGAACGGGACAAAGACACCGACCAAAAGCTCCGTGCCGCAGGCTGGACCATCCTTCGCTTCTGGGAGCACGAAGACCCCGCAGAAGTCATCGAACGCATCGAAACCACGCTCCGAGAAGCGCAGAACCCCTAA
- a CDS encoding NUDIX hydrolase → MSGSDVRVIRVAAVVLTDAAGRVLTVRKRGTDRFMQPGGKPEPGESPAQTALRETFEETGLRLDPADLVLMGEFSAPAANEPGFTVVCDTFRVRLDDDAEDVLARIQPAAEIEEVRWVEQEDLLGNDDLAPLLTEVIAPALLK, encoded by the coding sequence ATGAGCGGTTCTGATGTTCGGGTGATTCGTGTGGCTGCGGTGGTCCTGACGGACGCTGCGGGCCGTGTGCTGACGGTGCGGAAGCGGGGGACTGACCGGTTTATGCAGCCGGGCGGGAAGCCTGAGCCGGGGGAGTCGCCGGCGCAGACGGCTCTGCGGGAGACGTTTGAGGAGACGGGTCTGCGGCTGGATCCGGCGGACTTGGTGCTGATGGGTGAGTTCTCTGCACCGGCGGCGAATGAGCCGGGGTTCACGGTGGTGTGTGACACGTTCCGGGTGAGGCTCGACGACGACGCGGAGGATGTTCTTGCTCGGATCCAGCCCGCCGCGGAGATCGAGGAGGTCCGCTGGGTGGAGCAGGAGGACCTCCTCGGCAACGACGACCTCGCCCCGCTCCTCACCGAAGTGATCGCCCCAGCGCTCCTTAAGTAG
- a CDS encoding ATP-binding protein gives MSFIGRQRELEELRTLFSTVQRGTRADKGIAVLLRGRRRVGKSRLVTEFIEQAHAPHVYFQAARHAPAQQELTDLLHAVTHSSVPDTTLAQDSNPQTLTAALTLLATTLPDDTPSIVVLDEAPWLLENFPSGAGELQRVWDRALSRKPVLLLLLGSDLSAMEQLNAPDQPFHDRATEMVLQPLNPAEVATMTGTHGSEAFDAHLITGGQPLVAQEWEKGMSVNDFLTTSYQRPTSALVVSGTRVLHGEISSTSTDHDVLLAVGAQGERTFTAIQRAGADGGFPSATLSQSLHRLTGRRLLAVDEPLSTRTTSKLRRFRIADPSLRYWLAFVQTSLPDIDRGRPDLALARHQQNYSSWRGRAIEPLIREALSRLLPNDDWPHVREIGGWWPRSNTPEIDIIGTDSRPASHIMFAGTIKWRDDQPLTARDARSLSAAVTAVPGAISETPLVGVTAGHAETDADFARIWNAEELLTAWTG, from the coding sequence GTGAGTTTCATCGGCAGGCAGCGCGAGCTCGAGGAGCTCCGCACCCTCTTCAGCACCGTCCAGCGCGGCACCAGAGCAGACAAGGGCATCGCTGTCCTTCTCCGCGGACGCCGACGCGTCGGAAAGTCCCGCCTCGTCACCGAATTCATCGAGCAAGCCCACGCACCCCACGTCTACTTCCAAGCCGCCCGCCACGCCCCCGCCCAGCAAGAGCTCACAGACCTGCTCCACGCAGTCACCCACTCCAGCGTCCCCGACACCACGCTCGCCCAAGACAGCAACCCCCAGACCCTCACCGCCGCACTCACCCTCCTGGCCACCACCCTCCCCGACGACACCCCCAGCATCGTCGTCCTCGACGAAGCCCCCTGGCTCCTCGAAAACTTCCCCAGCGGAGCAGGCGAACTCCAACGCGTCTGGGACCGCGCGCTCTCCAGAAAACCCGTCCTCCTGCTCCTCCTCGGCAGCGATCTCTCCGCCATGGAACAGCTCAACGCCCCCGACCAGCCCTTCCACGACCGCGCCACAGAGATGGTGCTCCAACCCCTCAACCCCGCCGAAGTCGCCACCATGACCGGCACCCACGGATCCGAAGCATTCGACGCTCACCTCATCACCGGAGGACAGCCCCTCGTCGCCCAAGAATGGGAGAAAGGGATGAGCGTCAACGACTTCCTCACCACCTCATACCAGCGCCCCACCAGCGCCCTCGTCGTCTCCGGAACCCGCGTGCTGCACGGAGAGATCAGCTCCACAAGCACAGACCACGACGTCCTCCTCGCCGTCGGCGCCCAAGGCGAACGAACCTTCACCGCCATCCAGCGCGCCGGCGCAGACGGAGGATTCCCCTCAGCGACCCTCTCCCAGTCGCTCCACCGGCTCACAGGACGAAGGCTCCTCGCCGTCGACGAACCGCTCTCCACCCGCACCACCAGCAAACTCCGCCGCTTCCGCATCGCAGACCCGTCCCTGCGCTACTGGCTCGCCTTCGTCCAAACATCCCTCCCCGACATCGACCGCGGACGCCCCGACCTCGCCCTCGCACGCCACCAGCAGAACTACTCATCCTGGCGAGGACGCGCCATTGAACCCCTCATCAGAGAAGCCCTCTCCCGGCTCCTCCCCAACGACGACTGGCCGCACGTGCGCGAAATCGGCGGATGGTGGCCACGCAGCAACACCCCCGAAATCGACATCATCGGCACAGACTCCAGGCCCGCCAGCCACATCATGTTTGCCGGCACCATCAAATGGCGAGACGACCAGCCCCTCACAGCCCGAGACGCACGCAGCCTGAGTGCAGCCGTCACCGCCGTCCCAGGCGCCATCAGCGAAACCCCGCTCGTAGGTGTGACAGCAGGCCATGCGGAAACCGACGCCGACTTCGCGCGCATCTGGAACGCCGAAGAGCTCCTCACCGCCTGGACGGGGTAG
- a CDS encoding metallophosphoesterase family protein: MTTFFTSDQHFGHANIIKYCDRPFADVPEMDEGIIARWNETVGPDDEVWVLGDYAMGDRARGLSYLSRMNGTKYLVSGNHDLCSPVERNGHLHVQQYADAGFAAVVSQAEVKLPEVVPGEGGLRVLLNHFPYEGDSHTEEDRHAQFRLRDLRQTLVCGHVHDDWRVRRSPEGTLQVNVGVDVWDFRPVSAEDLHRFILEQGDATPSRR; the protein is encoded by the coding sequence ATGACCACGTTCTTCACGTCGGACCAGCATTTTGGGCACGCGAACATCATCAAGTACTGCGATCGCCCGTTCGCGGATGTCCCGGAGATGGATGAGGGGATCATTGCCCGCTGGAACGAGACGGTGGGCCCGGATGATGAGGTGTGGGTTCTGGGGGACTATGCGATGGGGGACCGCGCCCGCGGGCTGAGCTACCTGTCCCGCATGAATGGGACCAAATATTTGGTGTCGGGGAATCATGACCTGTGCTCCCCGGTGGAGCGGAACGGGCACCTGCACGTGCAGCAGTACGCGGATGCGGGGTTCGCGGCGGTGGTGTCTCAGGCGGAGGTGAAGCTGCCGGAGGTGGTGCCGGGTGAGGGTGGCCTGCGGGTGCTGCTGAATCATTTCCCGTATGAGGGCGATTCGCACACGGAGGAGGACCGTCATGCCCAGTTCCGGCTGCGTGACCTGAGGCAGACCCTGGTGTGCGGGCATGTGCACGATGACTGGCGGGTGCGGCGCTCGCCGGAGGGGACCCTGCAGGTGAACGTGGGCGTGGACGTGTGGGATTTCCGTCCGGTGTCTGCGGAGGACCTCCACCGGTTCATCCTCGAGCAGGGTGACGCTACCCCGTCCAGGCGGTGA
- a CDS encoding ATP-binding protein, protein MLSASDYYTAITQSGFPGICTLPPQGAQRRLEAYLRRIVDKEMPDQGYAVRRPETLRRWLTAYAAASSQTASYSSILDSTTSGDGYQPAKTTTIAYRDQLTQLRLLDPVPAWSPALNSPFKWLQFAPKHQLADPGLAAHLLGLTAQDLGGSKGAAMAGHLFESLATLSVRVIAEAMDARVGHLRTKAGRQEVDLIVEAFDGSVVGVEVKLSAHVTDEHVKHLRWLREQMPDRVSDVMVLYSGKHAYRRSDGVAVVPLSLLGD, encoded by the coding sequence GTGCTCAGTGCCTCTGACTACTACACCGCGATTACCCAGAGCGGATTCCCCGGTATCTGCACTTTGCCGCCTCAGGGTGCGCAGCGCCGTCTCGAAGCGTACCTGCGAAGGATCGTGGATAAGGAGATGCCGGACCAGGGGTATGCCGTGCGCCGTCCCGAGACGCTTCGTCGTTGGCTCACGGCGTATGCGGCAGCTTCCTCACAGACCGCTTCGTACTCGAGCATCCTGGATTCCACTACGAGCGGTGATGGTTACCAGCCTGCCAAGACCACGACCATCGCGTACCGGGACCAACTCACGCAGCTGCGGCTCCTGGATCCTGTGCCGGCCTGGAGCCCTGCCCTGAACAGCCCGTTCAAGTGGTTGCAGTTCGCACCGAAGCATCAGTTGGCTGATCCCGGGCTGGCAGCTCACCTCTTGGGGCTGACAGCCCAGGATCTTGGTGGATCTAAGGGCGCCGCAATGGCCGGGCACCTCTTCGAGTCGCTGGCGACCTTGTCTGTGCGGGTGATCGCTGAGGCCATGGATGCTCGCGTTGGGCACTTGAGAACAAAGGCGGGGCGCCAGGAGGTGGATCTCATCGTGGAGGCCTTCGACGGCTCCGTGGTGGGGGTCGAGGTGAAGCTGTCGGCGCACGTCACGGATGAGCATGTGAAGCATCTGCGCTGGTTGCGGGAGCAGATGCCTGACAGGGTTTCGGATGTGATGGTGCTCTACTCGGGGAAGCACGCGTACCGCCGGTCTGACGGGGTAGCGGTTGTCCCCTTGAGTCTCTTGGGTGACTAG
- a CDS encoding PhzF family phenazine biosynthesis protein, whose translation MTYLSYSAFPTANGGGNPAGVVLDASAMDAHEMLALASDLGYSETAFLRPIGEREYSIRYFSPQAEVDFCGHATVAASVALAEDRYGAGDLLLRSNVGEIPVEVVDGPHGPQATLTTVTPDTTALEVLSELLELLGWDEGDLDPSLPYGAAFGGLWHPILWAASRERLAELEYDFEGLKDLMLRKGWGTVSLLFRESPTFIHSRNAFPVGGVIEDPATGAAAAALGGFLRTHDLLPADGQFTVLQGEDMGQPCLLAVDARGDAGVRVSGTARPISG comes from the coding sequence ATGACCTACCTCAGCTACAGTGCGTTCCCCACTGCGAATGGTGGCGGCAATCCCGCCGGTGTTGTTCTTGATGCGTCGGCAATGGACGCACATGAGATGCTGGCGCTTGCGTCAGATCTCGGATACTCGGAGACCGCGTTTCTCCGCCCGATTGGTGAGCGTGAGTACTCGATCCGCTACTTCAGCCCGCAGGCAGAGGTCGATTTCTGTGGGCACGCGACCGTTGCGGCATCCGTGGCTTTGGCCGAGGATCGATATGGAGCAGGCGATCTGCTGCTGCGCTCGAACGTCGGAGAGATTCCGGTCGAGGTTGTGGACGGTCCTCACGGGCCGCAGGCGACTCTCACCACGGTCACCCCTGACACTACCGCCCTCGAGGTGTTGTCGGAGCTGTTGGAACTGCTCGGATGGGATGAGGGCGACCTCGATCCTTCCTTGCCTTATGGTGCGGCATTCGGCGGCTTGTGGCATCCGATTCTCTGGGCGGCGTCCCGTGAGCGGCTCGCTGAACTCGAGTACGATTTCGAAGGACTCAAAGATCTCATGCTGCGGAAAGGGTGGGGCACGGTCAGCCTGCTCTTCCGGGAGTCACCGACCTTCATTCACTCGCGCAACGCGTTCCCCGTCGGTGGGGTGATAGAGGATCCTGCGACCGGGGCCGCTGCGGCGGCACTCGGTGGCTTCCTGCGGACGCACGATCTTCTCCCCGCAGACGGTCAATTCACCGTTCTGCAGGGGGAGGACATGGGGCAGCCTTGCCTGCTTGCAGTGGATGCCCGAGGAGATGCAGGGGTGCGGGTTAGCGGCACGGCTCGGCCTATTTCGGGCTGA
- the mutM gene encoding bifunctional DNA-formamidopyrimidine glycosylase/DNA-(apurinic or apyrimidinic site) lyase has product MPELPEVEVVRRGVETWAARRPVLQVQVHDPRSLRRYAEGPEHFRRELVDRTLGVPERRGKFLWIPLNDQYGAPLEQTLMIHLGMSGQVLVEAADAPLEKHLKITLHLGALPHLEEQGAVEEAPDQLRFVDQRIFGGMQISPLVPDPVLTEGAGDGVPRLVPAAAAHIAPDPLEPVTTAERFFRTLRGRRTGLKRALLDQGMVSGVGNIYADEALWRTRLHYARRTETITRAQASLLLSSLQEVMGDALAAGGTSFDSLYVNVNGASGYFDRSLQCYGQAGRPCSRCGTPISREKFMNRSSYFCPRCQR; this is encoded by the coding sequence GTGCCTGAGCTGCCTGAAGTGGAAGTGGTTCGCCGCGGTGTGGAGACGTGGGCGGCCCGGCGCCCGGTTCTTCAGGTCCAGGTGCATGATCCGCGGAGCCTGCGCCGGTATGCGGAGGGCCCGGAGCATTTCCGCCGCGAGCTGGTGGACCGGACGCTGGGAGTCCCGGAGCGACGGGGCAAGTTCCTGTGGATTCCGCTGAATGACCAGTACGGGGCCCCGCTGGAGCAGACGCTGATGATCCATCTGGGCATGAGCGGCCAGGTGCTGGTGGAGGCAGCGGATGCCCCGTTGGAGAAGCACCTCAAGATCACTCTGCACCTGGGCGCGCTGCCGCACTTGGAGGAGCAGGGGGCGGTGGAGGAGGCCCCGGATCAGCTGCGGTTCGTGGATCAGCGGATCTTCGGCGGCATGCAGATCAGCCCCCTTGTTCCTGACCCTGTGCTTACGGAGGGGGCGGGCGACGGCGTGCCTCGGCTGGTGCCGGCGGCCGCCGCACACATCGCCCCGGATCCGCTGGAACCGGTGACCACGGCGGAAAGGTTCTTCCGGACGCTGCGGGGGCGGCGCACAGGGCTGAAGCGGGCCCTGTTGGACCAGGGGATGGTCTCCGGGGTGGGGAACATCTACGCGGATGAGGCGCTGTGGCGGACCCGGCTGCATTATGCCCGCCGCACGGAGACGATCACTCGGGCCCAGGCGTCCCTGCTGCTGTCCAGCCTGCAGGAGGTGATGGGTGATGCGCTCGCCGCGGGCGGCACGAGCTTCGACAGCCTGTACGTGAACGTGAATGGGGCGAGCGGGTACTTCGACCGGTCCCTGCAGTGCTACGGCCAGGCGGGCCGACCCTGCTCACGCTGCGGGACCCCCATCAGCCGTGAGAAGTTCATGAACCGGTCGTCGTACTTCTGCCCAAGGTGCCAGCGGTAA
- a CDS encoding YceI family protein, whose translation MAITLTPGTWTLDAGHSEIGMTVRHAGISKVRAVFEEATGTLKVAEDGTSDVDVHVRADSFNSKNGDRDAHVRGEDFLNAEEHPELTFVAKEVKPTGETFDLTGELTIRGVSKEITFEVEFGGQAVDPFGATRAGFSGSAVISRKDFGLNWNAALEAGGVLVGDKVTLDIESAFVHQG comes from the coding sequence ATGGCAATTACTCTCACCCCCGGCACCTGGACCCTGGACGCAGGCCACTCCGAGATCGGCATGACCGTGCGTCACGCCGGCATCTCCAAGGTGCGCGCCGTGTTCGAGGAGGCCACCGGCACCCTGAAGGTCGCCGAGGACGGCACTTCCGACGTCGACGTGCACGTGCGCGCCGACTCCTTCAACTCCAAGAACGGCGACCGCGACGCCCACGTCCGCGGTGAGGACTTCCTCAACGCCGAGGAGCACCCCGAGCTGACCTTCGTCGCCAAGGAGGTCAAGCCCACCGGTGAGACCTTCGACCTGACCGGCGAGCTGACCATCCGCGGCGTCTCCAAGGAGATCACCTTCGAGGTCGAGTTCGGCGGCCAGGCCGTGGACCCGTTCGGCGCCACCCGCGCCGGCTTCTCCGGCTCCGCCGTGATCTCCCGCAAGGACTTCGGCCTGAACTGGAACGCAGCGCTCGAGGCCGGCGGCGTCCTCGTGGGCGACAAGGTCACCCTGGACATCGAGTCCGCCTTCGTCCACCAGGGCTGA
- a CDS encoding FhaA domain-containing protein yields the protein MGLLDSLERGIEKAVRSAFSPHGGSLGPVEIATAVRRHMDRESTHAPNGATLVPNLFKIRLSETDFSEAKKYGTTLAEELCEEIIRHADSQDYTLLGSVKATFVKNTELKKGQMSIETTTDSGAAPEAPSAPQASGRPAAAAGPAATAALPTSMAKAGAEAAKTSAILEHAGNTHALSEDTIIGRSSSADITITDTGVSRQHLEIFEHEGRWYARDLGSTNGSSVEGQPLTPATGDAELYDSATIAMGNARLRFRLG from the coding sequence GTGGGACTGCTCGACTCACTGGAGCGCGGCATCGAGAAGGCTGTCCGCAGCGCCTTCTCCCCGCACGGAGGGAGCCTCGGCCCCGTGGAGATCGCCACCGCCGTCCGCCGTCATATGGACCGCGAGTCCACCCATGCACCCAACGGCGCCACCCTGGTGCCCAACCTCTTCAAGATCCGCCTCTCCGAGACCGACTTCAGCGAAGCCAAGAAGTACGGCACCACCCTGGCCGAGGAGCTCTGCGAAGAGATCATCCGCCACGCCGACTCCCAGGACTACACCCTGCTCGGCTCCGTGAAGGCCACCTTCGTGAAGAACACTGAGCTCAAAAAGGGCCAGATGAGCATCGAGACCACCACCGACTCCGGGGCCGCCCCCGAAGCGCCCTCCGCCCCCCAGGCATCCGGCCGGCCCGCCGCCGCCGCAGGCCCCGCAGCCACCGCCGCCCTGCCCACCAGCATGGCGAAAGCAGGCGCAGAGGCCGCCAAGACCAGCGCCATCCTCGAGCACGCCGGGAACACCCACGCTCTCAGCGAGGACACCATCATCGGGCGGTCCTCCTCAGCGGACATCACCATCACCGACACCGGCGTCTCCCGGCAGCACCTGGAGATCTTCGAGCACGAAGGCCGCTGGTACGCGCGTGACCTCGGCTCCACCAACGGGTCCTCCGTAGAGGGCCAGCCGCTCACCCCCGCCACCGGAGACGCGGAGCTCTACGACTCCGCCACCATCGCCATGGGCAACGCCCGGCTGCGATTCCGCCTGGGGTGA
- a CDS encoding FHA domain-containing protein FhaB/FipA — protein sequence MSELAITVLQFGLLLLLWILILSIIAAQGRDMMVSRRSRTRTGSPASQPPAPQGSSPGSGEQATMHQAPAHRPKPRRLVVSEGPHVGTEVELGSSPVMLGRAQECTVVLDDDYSSGRHARLFPQGSRWFIEDLGSTNGTWLGDEQLTRASTVEPGDRIRIGKTVLELRT from the coding sequence ATGAGCGAACTCGCCATCACCGTCCTGCAGTTCGGCCTGCTGCTGCTGCTGTGGATCCTGATCCTCTCCATCATCGCCGCCCAGGGCCGCGACATGATGGTCTCCCGCCGCTCCCGCACACGGACCGGGAGCCCCGCCTCCCAGCCGCCGGCCCCGCAGGGGAGCAGCCCCGGCAGCGGCGAGCAGGCCACCATGCACCAGGCGCCCGCCCACCGGCCCAAGCCCCGCCGGCTCGTGGTCTCGGAGGGCCCGCACGTGGGCACCGAGGTGGAGCTGGGCTCATCCCCGGTCATGCTCGGCCGCGCCCAGGAGTGCACCGTGGTGCTCGACGACGACTACTCCTCCGGCCGCCACGCCCGCCTGTTCCCTCAGGGATCCCGCTGGTTCATCGAGGACCTCGGCTCCACCAACGGAACCTGGCTCGGCGATGAGCAGCTCACCCGCGCCTCCACCGTGGAGCCCGGGGACCGCATCCGCATCGGCAAGACCGTCCTGGAGCTGAGAACGTAG
- a CDS encoding BofC C-terminal domain-containing protein, producing MALVFRFAARSEDGVVRSKNDDSGYAGRFFAVVADGMGGHAGGDVASASTVLDLAHLDTRGFSEPDTVLPDEIQTANAFLSKLVETNPKLQGMGTTITALLITKDRLQFAHVGDSRAYRLKKGRFRQISKDHTFVQRLIDEGRLNPEAAEYHPHKNVLMRVLGDVDASPELDITSFPLEAGERWLLCSDGLNAIVSDRLIDQKLRSTLSLEQIVDDLTNLTLDGGAPDNVTVVALEVVDADEADLADSDSLPLSEQAVAAAEGPYTWDENPHQTMEMDLIPVVNKEAMTGHEYDDAELSPLSASMVRSTIGVRPHVLVGAATTATETGTIPLVPRNVDEHPVPVLSGQPLKPVRHTYSEMLAGYDPHHKDPLTRVADDADTDTEDGGDSQEQEQEDEDFGLELDDDDVDSLAQARRRRAWFLPTFVALLTVLVAVVAFIGYVWTQQQYYVGEDDGEVAIYTGVSQELGPISLSEVNEHSGIPIDELSRYERDRLESGIPADDRRHAEQIVEALADDADLTEDGDQQ from the coding sequence GTGGCCCTGGTCTTCCGCTTCGCCGCACGCTCCGAGGACGGGGTCGTCCGCTCCAAGAACGACGACTCCGGTTACGCGGGCCGTTTCTTCGCCGTCGTCGCCGACGGGATGGGCGGCCATGCCGGCGGCGACGTCGCCTCTGCCTCCACCGTGCTGGACCTCGCCCACCTGGACACCCGAGGGTTCTCCGAGCCGGACACCGTCCTGCCCGACGAGATCCAGACCGCCAACGCGTTCCTGTCCAAACTGGTGGAGACCAACCCGAAGCTGCAGGGGATGGGAACCACCATCACCGCGCTGCTGATCACCAAGGACCGCCTTCAGTTCGCCCACGTGGGGGACTCGCGGGCCTACCGGCTGAAGAAGGGCCGGTTCCGGCAGATCAGCAAGGACCACACGTTCGTCCAGCGGCTCATCGACGAGGGCCGGCTCAACCCCGAGGCCGCCGAGTACCACCCGCACAAGAACGTGCTGATGAGGGTCCTCGGCGACGTCGACGCCTCCCCCGAGCTGGACATCACCAGCTTCCCGCTCGAGGCCGGCGAGCGCTGGCTGCTCTGCTCCGACGGGCTCAACGCGATCGTCTCCGACCGGCTGATCGATCAGAAGCTGCGCTCCACCCTCTCCCTGGAGCAGATCGTCGACGATCTCACCAACCTGACCCTCGACGGAGGCGCCCCGGACAACGTCACCGTCGTCGCCCTGGAGGTGGTCGACGCCGACGAGGCAGACCTCGCCGACTCCGACTCCCTGCCGCTGTCCGAGCAGGCGGTCGCCGCCGCGGAGGGCCCCTACACATGGGACGAGAACCCTCACCAGACGATGGAGATGGACCTCATTCCCGTGGTCAACAAGGAGGCCATGACCGGCCACGAGTACGACGACGCCGAGCTCTCCCCGCTCTCAGCCTCCATGGTCCGCTCCACCATCGGGGTCCGCCCCCACGTGCTGGTCGGCGCGGCCACCACCGCCACTGAGACCGGCACCATCCCGCTGGTGCCGCGCAACGTGGACGAGCACCCGGTCCCCGTGCTCTCCGGGCAGCCGCTGAAGCCGGTGCGGCACACCTACTCGGAGATGCTCGCCGGCTACGACCCCCACCACAAGGACCCGCTGACCCGGGTGGCCGACGACGCCGACACCGACACCGAGGACGGCGGAGACTCCCAGGAGCAGGAGCAGGAGGACGAGGACTTCGGCCTCGAGCTCGACGATGACGACGTCGACTCCCTCGCCCAGGCGCGCCGACGCCGCGCCTGGTTCCTGCCGACGTTCGTCGCGCTGCTGACCGTTCTGGTCGCCGTGGTCGCGTTCATCGGCTACGTGTGGACCCAGCAGCAGTACTACGTGGGCGAGGACGACGGCGAGGTCGCCATCTACACCGGGGTCTCCCAGGAGCTCGGGCCCATCAGCCTCTCGGAGGTCAACGAACACTCCGGAATCCCCATCGATGAGCTGAGCCGCTACGAGCGGGACCGCCTGGAGTCCGGCATCCCCGCCGACGACCGCCGCCACGCGGAGCAGATCGTCGAAGCCCTGGCCGACGACGCCGACCTCACTGAGGATGGTGACCAGCAATGA